The Geotrypetes seraphini chromosome 6, aGeoSer1.1, whole genome shotgun sequence genome includes a window with the following:
- the KLHL34 gene encoding kelch-like protein 34, protein MMSYFLALCKSHPGAVLARYRDLRAEGLLCDVFLEVSGKEFPAHKSLLACSSDYFRAMFKDYTRESKASVVRLQAVSATGLQHVLDFIYSSWLSLSLDALEDTLEAASYLQVTEAVALCSQYIVNNLGLENCCFCANVAFKFCLPDAILATDKYLVNNIWKLLEQEVGIMELLELNFKSLLTVVASDDISKVKELSLLRLVVKWVKHEKTRLVYTSRLLEHIRFGLVPLEELRDFYSRPEVLLTGTIKNSIIQAINYHSFAFRQPLVQDKSSTLRNQKPWIMLVGGGTAHEGLVKKVLAFDVYNHKWRATAPLPVKVQNHCICAVGNFLYVLGGETPSPSHDDAKSVAMPVSNAVHRYDPRSDQWMEVMGMLESRAQFSCCAVENSIVAVGGRADAKSFHSSVEIYDLSRNRWAKTRDLPHKMHGHASAVHNNIIYITGGKYMDQVNTSKDVYSFNMLKGDWKKQAPMSIARFGHQMATVKETIFTFLGIYEPFCDIEKFDPLLNQWTRLRPLIFDRFCYGLVVVEETVLLLGGRKWQDAQEVATPNVVGYDTENDYWEDICKLPCPLYGLKSAVLQLSDRATEDEKNLKRV, encoded by the coding sequence ATGATGAGCTACTTCCTGGCTCTGTGCAAATCGCACCCCGGGGCTGTGCTCGCCCGCTACCGAGACCTCCGAGCCGAGGGGCTGCTGTGTGATGTTTTCCTAGAGGTCAGTGGGAAGGAGTTCCCAGCCCACAAGTCCCTCCTGGCTTGTTCCAGCGATTACTTTCGAGCCATGTTCAAGGACTACACCAGAGAGTCAAAGGCTTCTGTCGTCCGCTTGCAAGCCGTTTCAGCCACGGGTCTCCAACACGTCTTGGACTTCATCTACTCCTCTTGGTTGTCTCTTTCACTGGACGCTTTGGAGGACACTCTGGAGGCGGCCAGTTACCTCCAAGTGACGGAGGCCGTCGCTCTTTGCAGCCAGTACATAGTGAACAATCTCGGGCTCGAAAATTGCTGCTTTTGTGCCAACGTTGCCTTCAAGTTTTGCCTGCCAGATGCGATACTGGCCACAGATAAATACCTTGTCAACAACATCTGGAAACTGCTGGAGCAGGAAGTGGGTATAATGGAACTTCTTGAGCTAAACTTTAAATCTTTGTTGACTGTGGTGGCATCGGACGACATCTCTAAGGTGAAAGAACTGTCGTTGCTGAGGCTGGTGGTGAAGTGGGTGAAGCACGAGAAGACCAGGCTCGTATACACTAGTCGGTTGCTAGAGCACATACGATTTGGACTTGTACCCCTCGAAGAGCTGAGAGACTTCTACTCTCGGCCAGAAGTTCTTCTAACAGGGACTATTAAAAACTCGATCATCCAAGCAATCAACTATCACTCGTTTGCTTTCAGACAACCCCTAGTGCAAGACAAGTCCAGTACCCTGAGAAATCAGAAACCCTGGATAATGCTGGTGGGCGGAGGGACTGCTCACGAGGGTCTAGTTAAAAAAGTGCTTGCATTTGATGTTTATAACCATAAATGGAGAGCGACAGCCCCGTTACCAGTCAAAGTGCAAAATCACTGCATTTGTGCGGTGGGGAACTTCTTGTACGTGCTGGGAGGGGAAACGCCAAGCCCTTCCCATGACGACGCAAAGAGTGTGGCGATGCCAGTCTCGAATGCGGTTCATCGCTATGACCCAAGGTCTGACCAGTGGATGGAGGTAATGGGCATGCTGGAAAGCAGGGCTCAGTTTTCTTGTTGCGCCGTAGAGAACAGTATCGTTGCGGTTGGTGGGAGGGCTGACGCCAAGTCCTTTCATTCGTCTGTTGAAATCTACGACCTAAGTAGAAACAGATGGGCAAAGACACGAGATTTGCCCCATAAGATGCATGGGCATGCCAGCGCCGTCCATAACAATATCATTTATATAACGGGGGGAAAGTATATGGATCAAGTGAATACGAGTAAAGATGTTTATTCTTTTAATATGCTAAAAGGAGATTGGAAAAAGCAGGCACCCATGAGCATTGCTCGCTTTGGGCACCAAATGGCGACCGTGAAAGAGACAATTTTCACATTTTTAGGAATTTACGAGCCCTTTTGTGACATAGAGAAATTTGACCCCTTGCTAAACCAGTGGACACGGCTGCGCCCCCTGATCTTTGATCGTTTTTGCTATGGCTTGGTGGTTGTAGAGGAAACCGTCCTGCTGCTCGGAGGCAGGAAGTGGCAGGATGCCCAGGAAGTGGCGACACCAAACGTCGTAGGCTACGACACTGAGAACGATTACTGGGAGGACATCTGcaaacttccctgccctctcTACGGACTGAAGAGTGCTGTGCTGCAACTTTCTGACCGGGCAACAGAGGACGAGAAAAACTTGAAAAGAGTTTGA